One Brassica napus cultivar Da-Ae chromosome C4, Da-Ae, whole genome shotgun sequence genomic region harbors:
- the LOC106394863 gene encoding LOW QUALITY PROTEIN: CRIB domain-containing protein RIC9 (The sequence of the model RefSeq protein was modified relative to this genomic sequence to represent the inferred CDS: deleted 1 base in 1 codon) yields the protein MSTRFKGLYQKSFKCFSDDFDEEEDEMEIGYPTDVRHVSHIGWDSSPSSAPSWLHEFKTSNVLKPTSSGPFQDLKLAKEAFGEVESSKELERESSKKNLKKKLCPKASLLCDPWSPRFSRSCKVLA from the exons ATGTCTACAAGATTCAAAGGGCTTTATCAGAAGAGCTTCAAGTGTTTCTCCGACGATTTCG atgaggaggaggatgagATGGAAATAGGATATCCTACAGATGTTCGACATGTGTCGCATATCGGTTGGGACAGTTCACCGAGTAGTGCCCCCAGTTGG CTACATGAATTCAAGACGAGCAACGTGTTAAAGCCAACTTCATCGGGGCCGTTTCA agatttaaaattaGCCAAGGAAGCATTTGGAGAAGTTGAAAGCAGCAAAGAATTGGAAAGAgaatcatca aaaaaaaatctgaagaagaagctctGTCCAAAAGCCTCTCTATTGTGTGATCCATGGTCCCCAAGATTCTCAAGATCATGCAAGGTCCttgcttga